In one window of Geotrypetes seraphini chromosome 3, aGeoSer1.1, whole genome shotgun sequence DNA:
- the LOC117357213 gene encoding olfactory receptor 5F1-like produces MKKENGSTVTEFILLGFSDYPHLQLFISITVFLIFLISVLGNLMFLMLMCTDTHLQKPMYFFLSNLSFLDICNSSVTLSTLLKGLLTGNMLISFSVCIVQLYFFMSLTATEILLLAAMAYDRYVAICNPLHYVLIMNRRVCVLLASVSWILGFVEAMPQTIMTSLFSFCRSNEINHFFCDLTVLMKLSCSYLLNFEILVLIEGMFVVVAPFGLTLTSYIYIISSILKMHSAKGRNKAFSTCSSHLTIVMLFYGTLICIYLRPPSMYSPKQDKLFSLLYTALIPMLNPIIYSLRNKEVNKALSKLIGTNNGMRIT; encoded by the coding sequence ATGAAAAAGGAAAACGGATCCACAGTTACAGAATTCATTCTCCTGGGATTTTCTGACTATCCTCACCTGCAGCTCTTCATTTCTATCAcagttttcctgatcttcctgATCTCTGTGCTTGGAAATTTGATGTTTTTAATGTTAATGTGCACTGACACTCACCTGCAAAAACCCATGTACTTCTTCCTCAGTAACTTATCCTTCTTGGATATCTGTAACTCCTCTGTCACTCTCTCTACACTACTGAAAGGTCTATTGACAGGGAATATGttaatttctttttctgtgtgtataGTACAGCTCTACTTTTTCATGTCTCTCACAGCTACAGAAATCTTACTCCTTGCTGCCATGGCCTATGATCGTTATGTTGCAATCTGTAACCCTTTACATTATGTGCTCATCATGAACAGGAGAGTCTGTGTCCTTCTTGCATCAGTTTCTTGGATACTTGGCTTTGTTGAAGCAATGCCCCAAACCATCATGACATCTCTGTTTTCATTCTGTAGGAGTAATGAGATTAATCATTTTTTCTGTGATCTTACAGTGCTGATGAAACTCTCCTGCAGTTATTTGTTGAACTTTGAAATTCTAGTATTAATTGAAGGGATGTTTGTGGTAGTAGCTCCGTTTGGATTAACTCTGACATCCTACATCTACATAATTTCCAGCATCCTAAAAATGCATTCTGCAAAAGGAAGAAacaaagccttctccacctgttcCTCCCACCTTACCATTGTTATGCTATTCTATGGGACACTCATATGCATATATTTAAGACCACCTTCAATGTATTCACCAAAACAAGATAAACTGTTCTCCCTTTTATACACAGCTCTGATTCCAATGTTAAACCCCATTATTTATAGCTTAAGGAACAAAGAGGTGAATAAAGCCCTGTCTAAACTCATAGGCACGAACAATGGTATGAGAATCACTTAA